In the genome of Candidatus Bathyarchaeota archaeon, one region contains:
- the acs gene encoding acetate--CoA ligase translates to MEKGKSWVIKGDGETFWPSTELKKIAWITDESIYEKASKDPLGFWAEKAREGLEWFKEWDKPYEWNPPYFKWFIGGKLNICYNAVDRHVKTWRKNKAAIIWEPEPPEERNRVLTYNDLYREVNKFANVLKTLGVKKGDRVGIYMPVIPEVQIAMLACTRIGAIHSVVFSAFSPESLKSRLIDAEAKVLVTADGYYRRGKSINLKAGADEGVKETSVEKVVVVKRIGLNVEMKEGRDFWWHELMDKAESYYEPEIMDSEDPSFILYTSGTTGKPKGIVHHTGGYATQAYWTTKWDFDLHDEDIMWCTADIGWITGHTYACYGPLLCGATMVIYEGAPDYPAPDRFWQIIEKYGVTIFYTAPTAIRMFMMLGEEWIKKHDLSSLRILGTVGEPIDRESWMWYFNNIGGGRCPIIDTWWQTETGGTLINALPGIGPFIPTVAGRAFPGVKRDILDDEGKPSKEGNLVICEPFPPGMLRGIFKDPKRYKEQYWNRFGEKYYTTGDGAKIFDEIGNTRITGRVDDVMKVAGHRLANAEVEDALNRHEAVIESAVVAAPDPIKGEVPLAFVVLEKDYVPSEDLTNQLIKQVERIIGPTARPKKIIYVSDLPKTRSGKIMRRIIKKLITKEPVGDITTLMNPESVEELRKIIETTYI, encoded by the coding sequence ATGGAAAAAGGAAAAAGTTGGGTTATTAAAGGTGATGGAGAAACCTTTTGGCCTTCAACTGAACTTAAGAAAATTGCTTGGATAACCGATGAATCAATTTATGAAAAAGCTAGCAAGGATCCTTTAGGTTTCTGGGCTGAAAAAGCTCGTGAAGGCTTGGAATGGTTTAAGGAATGGGATAAACCCTATGAATGGAATCCACCATATTTTAAATGGTTTATTGGGGGCAAATTAAACATTTGCTATAACGCTGTAGATAGACATGTTAAAACTTGGAGAAAAAATAAAGCTGCTATAATCTGGGAACCTGAACCGCCTGAAGAAAGAAATCGAGTTTTAACTTATAATGACCTCTATAGAGAGGTTAACAAGTTTGCTAACGTTCTTAAAACTCTTGGCGTAAAGAAAGGCGATAGAGTTGGAATATATATGCCGGTGATTCCAGAGGTTCAAATAGCTATGCTGGCTTGCACTCGAATAGGGGCTATCCATAGCGTAGTATTTTCAGCGTTTAGTCCTGAATCTTTAAAAAGCAGATTAATAGATGCTGAAGCTAAAGTTTTAGTTACAGCTGATGGATATTATCGAAGAGGAAAAAGTATTAATCTTAAAGCTGGCGCTGATGAAGGAGTTAAGGAAACTTCTGTAGAAAAAGTTGTTGTTGTTAAAAGAATTGGATTAAACGTAGAGATGAAAGAGGGACGGGATTTTTGGTGGCATGAATTAATGGATAAAGCTGAATCTTATTATGAACCAGAGATTATGGATAGCGAAGATCCTTCATTTATTCTATATACTAGTGGAACAACAGGTAAACCTAAAGGTATAGTCCACCATACAGGCGGTTATGCTACTCAAGCTTATTGGACAACTAAGTGGGACTTTGATTTACATGATGAAGATATTATGTGGTGCACAGCTGATATAGGATGGATTACAGGACATACATATGCTTGTTATGGGCCATTACTATGTGGTGCTACAATGGTGATTTATGAGGGTGCTCCAGATTATCCAGCGCCAGATAGATTTTGGCAAATAATAGAAAAGTATGGAGTGACAATATTTTATACAGCTCCAACAGCTATTAGAATGTTCATGATGCTTGGTGAAGAATGGATTAAAAAACATGATTTATCAAGCTTAAGAATACTTGGCACCGTTGGTGAACCAATAGATAGAGAGTCGTGGATGTGGTATTTTAACAATATTGGTGGTGGAAGATGTCCCATAATTGATACTTGGTGGCAAACTGAAACTGGAGGAACATTGATAAACGCTTTACCAGGCATAGGGCCATTTATACCAACAGTTGCTGGAAGAGCTTTTCCAGGAGTTAAAAGGGATATACTTGATGATGAAGGTAAACCTAGCAAAGAAGGAAATTTAGTTATATGCGAGCCTTTTCCGCCTGGAATGCTTAGAGGAATATTTAAAGATCCTAAAAGATATAAAGAGCAGTATTGGAATAGGTTTGGAGAAAAATATTATACAACTGGAGATGGAGCTAAAATTTTTGATGAAATAGGAAACACTAGAATAACTGGTAGAGTAGATGACGTTATGAAGGTGGCTGGGCATAGATTAGCTAATGCGGAAGTTGAAGATGCATTAAACCGGCATGAAGCTGTTATAGAAAGCGCTGTAGTAGCAGCTCCAGACCCTATTAAAGGCGAGGTTCCATTAGCCTTCGTTGTTTTAGAAAAAGATTATGTGCCATCAGAAGATTTAACTAATCAATTGATAAAGCAGGTGGAACGAATTATAGGGCCGACAGCTAGACCGAAAAAAATCATTTACGTGTCAGATCTACCTAAAACTAGAAGCGGAAAAATAATGAGGCGGATAATAAAGAAATTAATTACAAAAGAGCCTGTAGGCGATATTACCACATTAATGAACCCTGAATCTGTTGAAGAATTAAGAAAAATAATTGAAACAACATATATATAA
- a CDS encoding O-acetyl-ADP-ribose deacetylase: protein MKFKIGETTLSIIQGDLTEQDVEAIVNAANPSLMGGGGVDGAIHKKGGSKILEECKKIRTTLYPNGLPTGKAVITSGGNLKAKYVIHTVGPIWKGGSEGEPELLTEAYKNSLKLAVKKGLKTIAFPSISTGAYGYPIEKASRVALKAIKEFIEKELASIKEVRIVLFKEEDLKVYKEAVKELF from the coding sequence ATGAAGTTTAAAATAGGTGAAACAACTTTAAGTATTATTCAAGGAGACTTAACAGAGCAGGATGTTGAAGCAATAGTTAATGCAGCGAATCCAAGCTTAATGGGTGGTGGAGGCGTTGACGGTGCTATTCATAAAAAAGGCGGCTCTAAAATTTTAGAGGAATGCAAAAAAATTAGAACCACTCTATACCCAAACGGGTTGCCTACAGGGAAAGCTGTGATAACTTCTGGAGGAAACCTAAAGGCTAAGTATGTAATTCATACGGTTGGTCCAATATGGAAGGGTGGAAGCGAGGGAGAACCTGAGCTTTTAACTGAAGCTTATAAAAACTCGTTAAAGCTTGCTGTTAAAAAAGGTTTAAAAACAATAGCTTTCCCATCAATAAGCACAGGCGCTTATGGTTACCCGATAGAGAAAGCTAGCAGAGTAGCGCTTAAAGCTATAAAAGAGTTTATAGAAAAAGAATTAGCTTCTATAAAGGAAGTTAGAATAGTCTTATTTAAGGAGGAAGATTTAAAAGTTTATAAAGAAGCTGTTAAAGAGCTTTTTTAA
- a CDS encoding ECF transporter S component codes for MKRLTIYLSLSIVFAGLVTVSTMIIRIPVAATGGYINIGDAMIFICALTFGSFIGGLAGGIGSAIADMIGYPIFAPFTLVIKGLEGFLTGFIKDGKSFKKDLLAWGIGALTMVVGYFIAESYIMKIGIAAALAEVPGNLFQVFFGGLIGIPATRILRRRLTVISALKPFLEKPSS; via the coding sequence ATGAAGCGTTTAACTATTTACTTAAGTTTATCAATAGTATTCGCTGGTTTAGTAACTGTTTCAACAATGATTATTAGAATTCCAGTTGCTGCTACTGGAGGATATATAAACATTGGGGATGCGATGATATTTATTTGCGCTTTAACTTTTGGCTCATTTATTGGTGGATTAGCTGGAGGAATTGGTTCAGCTATAGCAGATATGATTGGTTACCCTATATTTGCACCTTTCACACTTGTTATAAAAGGTTTAGAGGGATTTTTAACAGGATTTATTAAAGATGGAAAAAGCTTTAAAAAAGATTTGCTTGCTTGGGGAATTGGTGCGTTAACGATGGTGGTTGGATATTTTATTGCTGAAAGCTATATTATGAAGATTGGTATAGCTGCAGCTTTAGCTGAAGTCCCAGGAAACTTGTTTCAAGTATTCTTTGGAGGATTAATTGGAATTCCAGCAACTAGAATTTTAAGAAGAAGGTTAACAGTTATTTCTGCTTTAAAACCTTTTCTTGAAAAACCTTCTTCTTAA